In the genome of Calothrix sp. PCC 6303, the window TAGAAGCAATAGATTTAACCGAAAGATACATAATTACCGTAATGGCAATAAACGCGATTATACTAAAAACGAGAATATTTTGTGTTGCCCGTTCTTCAGCTTCAAATTGACCTGCGTATTGAATAAAGTAACCTGGAGTAACTTGAACATTACGTTTAACTTTAGCTTCGATTTCATTTACAATCGAGCGTAAATCCCGACCTTTGGCATTTGCCGAAACGACTATCAAACGGGATACATTTTCCCGATTAATTGTATTTGGTCCCTTACCCTCATCAATTTTAGCAACGCTACCCAAAGGAATTTTTTGTCCATCGGGAGTATCAATCAATAAATTACGAATTGTTTCTAAATTTTGTCTTGCTTCGGGTTTAAACCAGACAATTAAGGGAAAAGATTGTTGATTTTCTAGAACTTGAGAAACAACTTTACCGTTGAGTGCAGTTTCGATTGTATCGGCTAAATCTCCTACAGTCTGACCATAGCGACTTGCTGCATCACGGTCGAATTTGATTTGAATTTGTGGTACAGGAAGCTGTGGTTCGAGTTGCAAATCAATTACACCATTAACTGTTGCCATTTGCTCTTCTACTTGCTGTCCAATTTTCCGTAATTCTCCTAAATCAGAACCAAATATTTTCACAGCTATGGAACTCCGCACCCCAGATAAAACTTCATCCATTCGGTGGGATAAAAATCCACCAATATTAGTTGCTGCACCTGGTATTTTCTCAAATGCTTTCCGCATTACTTCCAAAGATTTTTCACGCTTTTGCATTCCTTCCTTGCTTAATTCAATATCAAGGTGAGCCACATTTACACCCGCAGCTTCTGAATCTCCTGAAGCACGTCCGGAACGTGTTTGAATAAACTTAAATCGGGAATCATTTTTTAATGCTTCTTCGATCACATAACCAGCTTTTGTACTAGCTTCAAGAGAACCTGTTGGGTAGGAAATCAAGGTATTTACCATTGTTTGTTCTTGAAATTCTGGTAAAAATGCCCTACCAAATGAAGGAATAACCACAATTGATGCGACGGTTAAAACTGTAGCAACACCCACAATTAATAATGGATTTCTCATCGAAAAATTTAAGCATGATGCATAAATTCTCTTACAAAATCTTGCTAACCAAGGTTCTCGTTGAGTTACTTTTAGATTCGGTAATAAAATTGCACATAAAGCTGGAGAAATTAATAAAGACTCCAAGCTAGAAATTACAACTACTACCAAATAGGAAATACCCATTGGTGTAAAAATTCTGCCTTCAATTCCCGGTAAGGTAAAAATCGGCGAAAAAACAATAATCCCGATAATTGTGGCACCAATTAATGAATCCCGCACCTCTTGCGAACCTTCAAAAATTATTTCTAATGGGGATAAGGGATTTTCTGAAGTTTTATTTTCTCTTAGTCGTCGATAAGTATTTTCACCATAGACAATTGCGTCATCAATTGCAGTACCAATAGCAACCGCTAAACCTCCCAAAGTCATTGTATTTAATCCAATTCCTAACCAGGAAAGTGCGAGTAATCCAAATAGTAACGTCAGGAAAAAGTCAAGTAAACATACTGTTAATGTCCGCCAATTCATCAAAAAAGGAATCAGAACTATCGCCGCGATAATACTACCTTGAATTAAAGACGATCGCACGTTATCAACAGAAGATTCAATATAACTATCTTGGCGAAATGTAGTCGTAACTTTAATATTTTTTGGCAATCCCGCTTTGATTTCTCCTACCGCTTTTTCTACGGCACGGGAGACAGTCGGAGTGTCAACTGTTGGCTGTTTATTCACCATAACAATAATTGCGGGTTTGCCATTAAAACTGCCATCACCCCGTTTGATTGCTGCTCCAATTTGGACATCAGCAACATCTTCTAATCTTACTGGAACGCCTTTGCGAGAAATAATTGTGGATTTCTTCAGGTCTTCAATTGATTCAATTCTGCCGATACCTCGAATCAATTTCTCTGTATCTGCTGTAATAAAAAAGCCACCAGGGGCGTTGACATTAGCTTTTTGAGTCGCTTGGGTAACTTGTTCTAAGGTAATATTAAATGCTGCTAATTTTACTGGGTCAACTAATACCTGAAATTGCCGCTCATCACCACCAAAAGTTAACACTTGACTCACACCAGGAACAGCTAAAAGGCGATTTGTGACTTGCCAATCAACGATTCGACGAGCTTCCATGAGGGAATTAGGGGTTGAACCACTGGAAGAATTCTTTCCTTCTTCAACAGTAAAAGCATACTGAACAACTAAACCTACCGGGGAAGTGGTGGGAGATATCTGCGGAGTTTCTACCCCTGGTGGTAGCTTGCTTGTGGCTTGTTGTAGTCGTTCGGTGACTAACTGACGAGCTTGGTATATCTCAGTATTCTGGTTAAATATGACTCTCACCGCCGAAATTCCTGCCGCACTCGAAGAACGGACTGCGGTGACTCCCGGTGTGCCATTAATTGCACTTTCAATTGGTAAAGTTACTAAGGATTCTACTTCCTCCGGTGCAAGTCCTGGTGCTTCAGCTTGGATTTCTACTTGCGGTGGGGCAAAAGCTGGTAGCACATCCAAGGACATTTGAGGGATGATGTAGAATGTCCAAAAGGAAACAAGAACTGTAGCTAATACAACTAGCCAACGTCGATCGATTACCCACCTTACAATGTTACTGAGCATTATTTTTATGTATTTTAGCTGGGATAGTAGCTTGGTATATGCTGTTTGCAATTAGCTACTATATTTAATGTCCCAGACCAAGATGAAATCAGGATGAAATTTGTGTAATTTATGTTGCTGAGTGATAAGTTTAAGGAGGATTTTAATTTTTTGTGCATAAGAATTAAATGTACGTTAATATACTCAAGATTAAGTATGTTAGACCCTCAAAGCTATGTACGAAGCTTTCATTGATTTAGACGAATTAATAGTACGTTGTAGAGATAAGCAGGCTAAAAAATTTATTCAAGAAGCAGTTGCCTGTTACAAAGTTGGAGCCTACCGTTCTTGCATTGTCGCAATATGGAATGCTGTTGTATTTGATTTTCTTCATAAATTGAGAGAATTAGAGCTTCTGGGAGATAAAGAAGCCTCACAATTGTTAGAACACTTTGAGAAGCTTAGTTCAGAAAAAAAAGTTAAAGAGCTTTGGCAGTTTGAGTCAGATATTCCCAAGAAAGCACTCAAGCCATTTGAACTAATTTCGATTGTCGAGATGTCCGATATTGAAAGATTATTTGAGGATAGAAGCCGATGCGCTCATCCTTCTATGACATCTTTAGAAGAACCATTTGAAGCTACAGCAGAATTGGCACGCTATCATTTAAGAAGCGCAGTTACACACCTTTTAGAAAGACCACCAGTTCAAGGTCGTGCTGCCCGTGACAGAGTTTTTCAAGATATTAAATCTGAGTATTTTCCAACAGTTCCAGAACTGGCGATAAAATATTTCCAAAAAAGTCCGTTAGCTCGCGCTCGTTTGGCTCTGATTAAAGACGTTATTCTCGGACTAACAATAAGCTTGTTGACAGAAAATCTTCCTGAAGACGAAAGAGCGCGTCAATTCTCAGCAATACATGCAATATCAAGCATGTACCCTGAGCAAACAAGAGAAATATTAAATGAAAAATTGTCTGATATTATTATTAACAAAGTTCAAGATAATCATTGGGATAATGTAATTATCTACCTTGGTCATATCAAAACTTGGGATACTCTTACTGAGCTATGCCAATTAAAAGCGGTAGCTTTTATAGAAAAGCTTAACATATTTGATGCATCAAGATACGGCTCTTTGTCAGAAAAAAATGCAGAAGTATTTTTAGAAGCCTTTCATATAGCTTTTTTAAAAGAAGCTATATCTATTAAACTTCAAAGCCTTACTCTGAACAAACTACTATCTTTCAATGAATTTTCTGAAAAGAAATTACAAGAAAATTTAGTTAGTAAAATAATACAACCCATCTTAGAAAAAGCAATACCAAAAGCTAGTTTTGATAACTTAATTGCAATGAAATCAAAGAATAATAATTCTTTGAATGATAAAATTAATTTATATTTGGCTGAGACAATTAAGGAAGCTTTTTTAGAAGAATTATTAGAAGAATTATCGCAAATTACGCAGGAAGAAAAGTTGTTAAAAATTACTGAGCAACGACTGCTGTACTTACTAGAGAATGCTTCTTTAGAAAAGTTATTTGAAGTGCGTGAATCTTATTTGTGTTCATTATCTTGCAGGAATCTAGAAAAGGTTATTGAAATGCTGAATACTTGCGTTGTAAGGTTATGTAAAAAATCTGGATTTGATGAATTAATACTAATGAAGTCAAAATATAGTGATGATTTATTAGAGGAGCTAATTCAACCTATATTAAAAGAAAATATTCCCCAAATAGTAAGTAAGTTTAGGTCTTCTTCCTCATATAATAATGCTGAATCAAATGCTTCTATATTATCGGAAATAGCAGATTCTCTCAGCGATACACAATGGGAATCTATCCTGAAAGGATTCTGTGACAATGATCAAATATATCATTCATTCGCATGTAATAATATTTTTAAGCATTTATTCAAGAAATCTATTGAGCTTAGTGGTTCCATACAGCCATATTGGTTACCTTTTAGAAAAAACTTAGATAAGTTTGGAAATAAGGAGATTAATGGACTTAAACAAGTTATTGATTATTACCTTCTTGTTGAGTAATTTTTTACTGCTTAACAATTTTTGTAGTGTTACAATACCTTAATTTGCTGTTGTGACAAATTAAACCTAAAGTGGTTCTTACTTAAGAATGCGATTAAAATCGATAATGTTTC includes:
- a CDS encoding efflux RND transporter permease subunit, translated to MLSNIVRWVIDRRWLVVLATVLVSFWTFYIIPQMSLDVLPAFAPPQVEIQAEAPGLAPEEVESLVTLPIESAINGTPGVTAVRSSSAAGISAVRVIFNQNTEIYQARQLVTERLQQATSKLPPGVETPQISPTTSPVGLVVQYAFTVEEGKNSSSGSTPNSLMEARRIVDWQVTNRLLAVPGVSQVLTFGGDERQFQVLVDPVKLAAFNITLEQVTQATQKANVNAPGGFFITADTEKLIRGIGRIESIEDLKKSTIISRKGVPVRLEDVADVQIGAAIKRGDGSFNGKPAIIVMVNKQPTVDTPTVSRAVEKAVGEIKAGLPKNIKVTTTFRQDSYIESSVDNVRSSLIQGSIIAAIVLIPFLMNWRTLTVCLLDFFLTLLFGLLALSWLGIGLNTMTLGGLAVAIGTAIDDAIVYGENTYRRLRENKTSENPLSPLEIIFEGSQEVRDSLIGATIIGIIVFSPIFTLPGIEGRIFTPMGISYLVVVVISSLESLLISPALCAILLPNLKVTQREPWLARFCKRIYASCLNFSMRNPLLIVGVATVLTVASIVVIPSFGRAFLPEFQEQTMVNTLISYPTGSLEASTKAGYVIEEALKNDSRFKFIQTRSGRASGDSEAAGVNVAHLDIELSKEGMQKREKSLEVMRKAFEKIPGAATNIGGFLSHRMDEVLSGVRSSIAVKIFGSDLGELRKIGQQVEEQMATVNGVIDLQLEPQLPVPQIQIKFDRDAASRYGQTVGDLADTIETALNGKVVSQVLENQQSFPLIVWFKPEARQNLETIRNLLIDTPDGQKIPLGSVAKIDEGKGPNTINRENVSRLIVVSANAKGRDLRSIVNEIEAKVKRNVQVTPGYFIQYAGQFEAEERATQNILVFSIIAFIAITVIMYLSVKSIASTAMIMINLPIGLVGGVIAVALTGGVISVASLVGFVSLFGVATRNGLLLVDNYNSKYAEGIALKDIIVKGSMERLNAILMTALTSALGLAPMVLQGGPGQELLQPLSIVVFGGLFSSTAITLLVLPAFYAKFGKNLFPKRQKEIEQKEEQFFLHM